The proteins below come from a single Chitinophaga pinensis DSM 2588 genomic window:
- a CDS encoding RagB/SusD family nutrient uptake outer membrane protein, with product MKQLFFPILMAALLVINQGCNKQLDLYPADKLPTADALKTIQGVNAAVNGMYEGLKVTEYYGRNYLVIPEIAADNVYLSFNNSNRFLSSWRLSWVVADGDVTGVWNRVYAVILRANNIINSVPLLEDGTTEEKNSALGQALFVRALGHFDLLRVFSTPYAVGGGGTLGVPLITKFEVGSPKRNTVDEVYKQIIADLTTAKDLLPKSRNTPYSASSYAATALLARVHLYKGEDAAAITAATEVINAGYSIAPANTLANFYNTPGTTEDIFTIRILSNETLGSDNLGRIYLKPGYGDVRVSPDLKNVLEANDARNVFVSEFSGSPAEFQNNKFTGQDGISGLYSIKVLRISELYLIRAEAYAKTGSYALALADVNEIRAHRNLPALENVPDANVLTAVLKEKRVEFMFEGHRYFDLLRNKLSIVRTTCNNPAQLNTPRCTIEASSPTAIFPIPQREIDVNLNIEQNPGYKK from the coding sequence ATGAAACAATTATTTTTCCCGATATTAATGGCAGCGCTGCTTGTTATCAACCAAGGCTGTAATAAACAACTGGACCTTTATCCTGCAGATAAATTGCCGACTGCAGATGCACTGAAAACAATACAAGGTGTTAATGCTGCTGTAAACGGTATGTATGAAGGGCTGAAAGTAACTGAATACTATGGCAGGAATTACCTGGTAATACCGGAAATCGCTGCTGATAACGTATACCTTTCTTTCAATAACAGTAACCGTTTCCTTTCGAGCTGGCGTCTGAGCTGGGTGGTGGCTGACGGTGATGTAACAGGCGTCTGGAACAGGGTATATGCCGTGATCCTGCGTGCGAATAATATCATCAATAGTGTACCACTGCTGGAAGACGGTACAACGGAAGAAAAGAACAGCGCTCTTGGTCAGGCATTGTTTGTAAGAGCACTGGGGCATTTTGACCTGCTGCGTGTGTTTTCTACGCCTTATGCAGTTGGTGGCGGCGGTACCCTGGGCGTACCATTAATTACAAAATTTGAGGTCGGTTCACCGAAAAGAAATACCGTAGATGAAGTATACAAACAGATCATCGCAGATCTGACCACTGCTAAAGATTTGCTGCCTAAAAGCAGGAATACGCCTTATAGCGCAAGTTCTTATGCAGCAACTGCATTACTCGCAAGAGTACATCTCTACAAAGGAGAAGATGCCGCTGCTATCACTGCTGCTACAGAAGTAATTAATGCAGGTTATAGTATTGCGCCTGCAAATACTCTGGCAAACTTTTATAATACGCCGGGTACTACTGAAGATATCTTTACGATCAGGATACTCAGCAATGAGACTTTGGGATCTGATAACCTTGGTCGTATTTATCTGAAGCCTGGTTATGGTGATGTCAGGGTGTCTCCGGATCTGAAGAATGTATTGGAGGCGAATGATGCCAGAAATGTATTTGTTTCTGAATTCAGTGGCAGCCCTGCTGAATTTCAGAATAATAAATTCACCGGTCAGGATGGGATATCCGGTTTGTACAGCATTAAAGTACTGCGTATTTCCGAGTTGTACCTGATCCGAGCGGAAGCATATGCTAAGACAGGCAGTTATGCCCTGGCACTGGCGGATGTAAATGAGATCCGTGCGCATCGTAATTTGCCGGCACTTGAAAACGTGCCTGACGCCAATGTACTGACAGCTGTGTTGAAAGAAAAACGTGTTGAGTTTATGTTTGAAGGGCATCGTTACTTTGACCTGCTGCGAAATAAGCTGAGTATTGTACGTACAACCTGTAACAATCCTGCTCAGCTGAATACGCCGAGATGTACAATTGAGGCGTCCTCTCCTACCGCAATATTCCCGATACCACAACGTGAGATTGATGTGAATCTGAACATCGAACAGAATCCGGGGTATAAAAAATAA
- a CDS encoding SusC/RagA family TonB-linked outer membrane protein, producing the protein MKHTLLLWLFVAISGMTAYAQTRTIKGKVTDSKDGAAVPYATVRIQGTNKGTATDQSGNFSIDISGTQTLVISSVGFTSQSVKPDNSNTVNVSLLADNTLTEYIATGYVNTNRVRKVSAVAEVTAEKLGNTPLVDINQALQGQAAGVFVGGASGQPGSVQNVRIRGVGSISASAAPLYVIDGIIVDGRDVNNTGNLALQSNDLLANLNPNDVESINILKDASATAMYGSRGANGVIVINTKKGKAGVTTFGARAQYGSAKPSFGKSSLLTPAESYAYNRDVLALNDFTPAEIDEEFPASLLATGFNWRDAGFRTAKMQDYGISASGGNEKTKLYISAGYNDQEGTLINSGLKRYTVISNVSQKVNDRLDIAMNLNLSQGDASSAMGGNFYSSPLLGAYFVSPFQSPYKADGSLYTGLESDFNAASGDNFLYSVYRNDKKLSNFRGLGGATVSYRIFDWLKIQERVNLDMVNTEANLFYDPTTGDGYNAADPLKSGSVYNQNVKVSTVTNQFSLSGNFNIGEEHQLDYLALTEYNRFKSRSFSAEGIGIIGSQLKVLDITATPQTVGGNATEYTFLSYMGQLNYSFRQKYNLSLGVRTDGSSRFGVNTRYGTFFSVGASWRLIEEEFMKSQELFSDLKLRVSYGQTGNADFGSIDNFVARALYDYGTSYNGAPGNAPNTIGNVDLTWEKNKSFNIGLDLALLKGAITATIDVYKRKTDGLLLNTPVSSTSGFTTQMTNIGSLENKGIEALISTKNFDNRGGFSWRTELNIGMNRNKITSLFMGRDVAGGNSTQLHRVGQPVQSWYLNEWAGVDPENGDPLWYTADGKTTNNINLAERRIVGNSQPKFTGGLTNTFEYKGIGVSVFFYAVTGNKILNRTRILGDADGAYFGYGYDKLTAENYWRKPGDIAERPKPIPGGNKNANSALSTRYLEDGSFLRLRNISLSYSLPAKWVRAAKFTSVKLYAQAANLATWTSYTGWDPEQDISAMEFFRYPPSKSITFGANINF; encoded by the coding sequence ATGAAACACACTTTACTCCTATGGCTATTCGTGGCCATCAGCGGGATGACCGCGTATGCCCAAACACGAACGATTAAAGGCAAGGTAACTGACTCAAAAGATGGCGCAGCCGTACCCTATGCTACTGTCAGGATCCAGGGGACCAACAAAGGAACTGCAACTGATCAAAGCGGAAATTTCAGCATCGATATTTCCGGTACACAGACATTGGTTATTTCAAGTGTTGGGTTCACCTCACAATCCGTGAAACCTGATAACAGTAATACGGTGAATGTATCATTGCTGGCAGATAATACACTTACCGAATACATTGCCACCGGCTATGTAAATACCAACAGGGTAAGAAAGGTAAGTGCGGTCGCTGAAGTCACGGCGGAAAAGCTGGGAAACACCCCGCTCGTTGACATCAACCAGGCTTTACAGGGACAAGCTGCCGGCGTATTCGTTGGCGGTGCTTCTGGTCAGCCGGGCTCCGTACAGAATGTACGCATCCGTGGGGTAGGTTCCATCAGTGCCAGCGCCGCGCCGCTTTATGTAATCGACGGAATCATCGTGGATGGCCGTGATGTGAACAATACCGGCAACCTTGCACTGCAATCCAATGACCTCCTGGCCAACCTGAACCCTAACGATGTTGAAAGCATCAATATCCTGAAAGATGCATCTGCTACAGCGATGTACGGTTCCAGAGGCGCCAACGGCGTGATCGTTATTAATACCAAAAAAGGAAAAGCAGGTGTTACTACTTTCGGCGCCCGTGCACAATATGGTTCGGCAAAACCAAGCTTTGGTAAATCCTCACTGCTGACACCTGCCGAAAGCTATGCCTATAATCGCGATGTACTGGCATTGAATGATTTTACACCGGCTGAAATTGATGAAGAGTTTCCTGCTTCATTACTGGCTACAGGCTTTAACTGGCGCGACGCCGGTTTCCGTACCGCTAAAATGCAGGATTATGGTATCTCTGCTTCCGGTGGTAACGAGAAAACAAAATTGTACATTTCAGCAGGTTATAATGACCAGGAGGGAACACTGATCAACTCCGGTCTGAAACGATATACCGTCATTTCAAACGTATCCCAGAAAGTAAATGACAGACTGGATATTGCGATGAACCTGAACCTTTCACAAGGCGACGCCAGCAGTGCAATGGGGGGTAACTTTTATTCCAGTCCGCTGTTGGGCGCTTATTTCGTTTCTCCTTTTCAAAGCCCTTATAAAGCCGACGGTTCACTGTATACTGGTCTTGAATCTGATTTTAATGCTGCCAGTGGAGATAACTTCCTGTACTCTGTTTACAGAAATGACAAGAAGTTGTCCAACTTCCGTGGTCTTGGTGGTGCAACGGTTTCATACCGCATATTCGACTGGCTGAAAATACAGGAGAGAGTCAATCTTGATATGGTGAATACAGAAGCGAATCTGTTCTATGATCCTACTACCGGTGATGGCTACAATGCCGCCGATCCGCTGAAAAGCGGAAGTGTATACAACCAGAATGTAAAAGTCTCTACAGTAACCAATCAGTTTTCTCTGAGCGGTAATTTCAATATCGGTGAAGAACATCAGCTGGATTATCTTGCACTGACGGAATACAACCGTTTTAAGTCAAGATCATTCAGTGCTGAAGGTATTGGTATTATCGGCAGTCAGCTGAAAGTACTTGATATTACTGCTACTCCGCAAACAGTAGGTGGTAATGCTACTGAGTATACGTTCCTGTCTTATATGGGACAATTGAATTATTCCTTCAGACAAAAATATAACCTGAGTCTTGGTGTCAGAACAGATGGTTCTTCACGTTTCGGGGTGAATACCCGCTATGGTACTTTCTTCTCAGTAGGTGCTTCGTGGAGATTGATAGAAGAAGAATTTATGAAATCGCAGGAGCTGTTTTCTGATCTGAAATTACGTGTTAGTTATGGTCAGACAGGTAATGCGGACTTTGGCAGTATCGACAACTTCGTAGCCCGTGCACTGTATGACTATGGCACCTCATATAACGGTGCGCCTGGTAATGCTCCTAACACGATTGGTAACGTCGATCTGACATGGGAAAAGAATAAGTCTTTCAATATAGGTCTGGACCTCGCTTTACTGAAAGGCGCTATCACTGCAACGATCGATGTATACAAACGTAAAACAGATGGGTTGCTGCTCAATACACCGGTGTCATCTACCAGTGGTTTTACTACACAGATGACTAACATCGGCTCATTAGAAAATAAGGGTATTGAAGCATTGATCTCCACTAAAAATTTTGATAACAGAGGTGGGTTTAGCTGGCGTACAGAACTCAATATCGGTATGAACAGGAATAAGATCACATCGCTGTTCATGGGCCGTGATGTGGCTGGTGGAAACAGTACACAGCTGCACAGAGTAGGTCAGCCTGTACAAAGCTGGTACCTGAATGAATGGGCCGGTGTAGATCCTGAAAATGGTGATCCTTTGTGGTATACTGCTGATGGAAAAACAACCAACAACATCAACCTTGCAGAAAGAAGAATTGTGGGTAATAGTCAGCCTAAATTCACTGGTGGACTCACCAACACTTTTGAATACAAAGGTATCGGTGTTTCTGTATTCTTCTATGCTGTAACAGGTAACAAAATTCTTAACAGAACAAGAATACTGGGTGATGCTGATGGTGCTTACTTCGGATACGGATATGATAAGCTGACTGCTGAAAATTACTGGCGTAAACCTGGTGATATTGCAGAGAGACCTAAACCTATTCCAGGAGGAAATAAAAATGCCAACTCCGCATTGTCGACACGGTACCTGGAAGATGGATCTTTCCTGCGTCTCAGAAATATCAGCCTGAGTTATAGTCTGCCTGCAAAATGGGTCAGAGCTGCCAAATTCACCAGTGTAAAACTCTATGCACAGGCGGCAAATCTTGCTACCTGGACCAGCTATACCGGATGGGATCCTGAACAGGATATCAGTGCGATGGAATTCTTCAGATATCCACCTTCAAAGAGCATCACTTTTGGCGCAAACATTAACTTCTAA
- a CDS encoding TlpA disulfide reductase family protein, whose product MKKLALWAATGLFLASCSQQTEKGDFTINAHIDNAPLGTIYLEELTTEEVKIVDTAVIKDASGKFTLKGMLPEQALYRIRFGETNRLIPLGLDAGTMSITGDFNHLGELKIENSEATVEIQQLLNEASAKDQALSAEMTALDSLHQLKTPDSVLQPRVAAFQAKQEDFKKFLVKSATETKSPAVAAFAMSIAGPQVLMEDPKTVEEIKKHFPENTLIVSFADKLKQGAQQNEETGEEANMSTVKIGQAAPDFTLPDPSGKPVSLSSFKGKYVLVDFWASWCKPCRMENPNVVLAYNKFKGKNFTVLGVSLDKTKGKWEEAIQADGLTWTHVSDLKFWDSQVVPLYGINSIPSNMLLDPQGKVLAIGLRGPALESKLQEVLQ is encoded by the coding sequence ATGAAGAAACTTGCTTTATGGGCGGCAACCGGGTTATTCCTGGCCAGCTGTTCACAACAAACCGAGAAAGGCGATTTTACGATCAACGCACATATAGACAACGCTCCTTTAGGTACCATCTACCTGGAAGAGCTGACCACGGAAGAAGTGAAAATAGTGGATACTGCGGTTATCAAAGACGCCAGCGGAAAATTCACGCTGAAAGGAATGCTGCCTGAACAGGCATTATACCGTATCCGTTTCGGTGAAACAAACCGCCTGATTCCATTAGGTCTCGATGCTGGTACCATGAGCATCACTGGTGACTTCAATCACCTGGGCGAACTGAAGATCGAAAACTCTGAAGCGACCGTAGAAATTCAGCAGCTGCTCAACGAAGCCAGTGCTAAAGATCAGGCACTCTCTGCTGAAATGACGGCACTTGACAGTCTGCATCAGCTGAAAACACCGGATAGCGTACTGCAACCAAGAGTAGCCGCATTCCAGGCTAAACAGGAAGACTTCAAGAAATTCCTGGTAAAATCAGCTACAGAAACCAAATCTCCCGCTGTTGCCGCATTTGCTATGAGCATTGCTGGTCCGCAGGTACTGATGGAGGATCCTAAAACAGTGGAAGAAATTAAAAAGCATTTCCCTGAGAATACCCTCATCGTGAGCTTTGCCGATAAACTGAAACAGGGCGCACAACAGAACGAGGAAACAGGAGAAGAAGCCAATATGTCTACTGTAAAAATAGGCCAGGCTGCTCCTGACTTCACACTGCCTGATCCATCAGGAAAACCTGTCAGCCTCAGTTCTTTCAAAGGCAAATATGTACTCGTTGATTTCTGGGCCAGCTGGTGTAAACCATGCCGTATGGAAAACCCTAACGTTGTACTGGCTTACAATAAGTTCAAAGGAAAAAACTTTACCGTACTGGGCGTATCACTCGATAAAACAAAAGGTAAATGGGAAGAAGCAATTCAGGCAGATGGGCTGACATGGACACATGTAAGCGATCTGAAATTCTGGGATTCGCAGGTAGTGCCTTTATATGGCATTAATTCCATCCCTTCCAACATGTTGCTCGACCCACAGGGTAAAGTGCTCGCAATCGGCCTCAGAGGCCCTGCGCTGGAGTCTAAACTGCAGGAAGTATTACAGTAA
- the gatB gene encoding Asp-tRNA(Asn)/Glu-tRNA(Gln) amidotransferase subunit GatB, whose protein sequence is MSAAIDSDKYEVVIGLEVHAQLLTESKLFCGDSAAFGGAPNTHISPITLGHPGTLPKLNRKAVEYAIRLGLACGSRIERENYFARKNYFYPDLPKGYQISQHTAPICDGGIVAIPVAGGQRDIQLNRIHLEEDAGKSMHDQDPSFTMVDYNRAGVPLVEIVTEPALHSSDEVYSFLTTLRRLVRWLDVCDGNMEEGSMRCDANISIRLKGETKLGTKVEVKNLNSIRNVKRAVEGEIKRQISIVEEGGTILQETRSFDAGNGTSFSLRSKEEANDYRYFPEPDLAPFHLTEDYLDQLLKALPELPEAMVERYVSQYGLPDYDARVLCDDKATADYYEQVVAVIPKHKAVANWLLGPVKSTLNEQGAAISDFALSPAALAGLIQLVEDGKVSFSIASSRIFPELLLNTTEKPLDIATRLNLLQDNNAGSIAPIIDEVLAKYPDKVAEFRKGKKGLMALFVGEVMKLSKGKADPKLTNQLLAEKLK, encoded by the coding sequence ATGAGCGCAGCCATCGATTCAGACAAATACGAAGTAGTCATCGGCCTTGAAGTACATGCCCAGCTACTGACAGAAAGTAAATTATTTTGTGGAGACAGTGCAGCTTTCGGAGGCGCTCCCAATACCCATATCAGCCCGATCACACTGGGCCATCCGGGTACTCTTCCAAAACTGAACCGTAAAGCGGTGGAATATGCCATCCGCCTCGGTCTGGCCTGCGGTAGCAGGATTGAGCGGGAAAATTACTTTGCCCGTAAAAACTATTTCTATCCGGACCTTCCGAAAGGCTACCAGATATCTCAGCATACGGCGCCTATCTGTGATGGCGGTATCGTTGCTATTCCCGTGGCCGGTGGTCAACGGGATATTCAGCTGAACCGTATTCACCTGGAAGAAGATGCCGGTAAGTCGATGCACGACCAGGATCCTTCATTCACTATGGTGGATTACAACCGTGCCGGGGTACCATTGGTAGAGATCGTGACCGAACCAGCGCTGCACAGCAGTGATGAAGTATATTCCTTCCTGACAACCCTCCGCAGACTGGTACGCTGGCTGGACGTTTGTGACGGTAACATGGAAGAAGGCAGTATGCGTTGCGACGCCAACATTTCCATCCGTCTGAAAGGAGAGACTAAACTGGGCACAAAAGTCGAAGTAAAAAACCTGAACTCTATCCGTAACGTAAAACGTGCGGTAGAGGGCGAAATAAAACGCCAGATCTCCATCGTGGAAGAAGGTGGCACCATCCTCCAGGAAACCAGGAGTTTTGACGCCGGTAATGGTACCTCTTTCTCCCTGCGTTCCAAAGAAGAAGCGAATGACTATCGCTACTTCCCTGAACCAGACCTGGCGCCTTTCCACCTGACTGAAGATTATCTCGATCAGTTGTTAAAAGCATTACCGGAGCTGCCGGAAGCAATGGTAGAGCGTTATGTCAGCCAGTACGGACTACCTGATTACGACGCACGTGTACTGTGTGATGATAAAGCAACTGCTGACTATTATGAGCAGGTAGTTGCTGTTATTCCCAAACATAAAGCAGTAGCCAACTGGCTCTTAGGTCCGGTAAAATCCACCCTGAACGAGCAAGGCGCTGCCATTAGTGATTTCGCACTGTCACCTGCTGCACTGGCAGGTCTGATACAACTGGTAGAAGATGGTAAAGTGAGCTTTTCCATAGCTTCTTCCCGTATCTTCCCTGAATTGCTGCTAAATACTACAGAAAAGCCGCTGGATATTGCAACAAGACTGAACCTCCTGCAGGATAACAATGCCGGCAGCATTGCGCCGATCATTGACGAAGTCCTGGCAAAATATCCGGATAAGGTAGCAGAATTCCGTAAGGGTAAAAAAGGGCTGATGGCACTCTTTGTCGGAGAAGTAATGAAACTCTCCAAAGGCAAGGCAGATCCTAAACTGACCAACCAATTACTTGCTGAAAAACTGAAATAA